From the genome of Perca fluviatilis chromosome 1, GENO_Pfluv_1.0, whole genome shotgun sequence, one region includes:
- the LOC120556502 gene encoding CCN family member 1-like isoform X2 — MAFLIYLTLLTTAVITQVTASCPAVCECPDEPLVCPPGVSTVPDGCGCCKVCAAQLNQDCSPTRPCDHHKGLECNYGNDVTMAWGICRAKSEGRTCEYNGRIYQNGESFRAGCKHQCTCIDGAVGCAPLCTNKLPPASPSCPYPRLVRIPGQCCFSVVCHKGTWWLPPKHQVPPPQQHLTRRQHQPENELANELADAKSSGWESEHGYKHLPVWNHLKEKKCPVQTTDWSQCSRSCGMGVSSRITNKNPQCKLERETRICTVRPCHGLTVPAKRGKKCSPTQKAPEPIRLSYGECVSVRLYRPNYCGVCADGQCCSPRRTRTVPVRFVCPDGERFQRSAMFIQSCKCSDDCGHLNEVALPPQQWMYGDTHQFID, encoded by the exons ATGGCATTTCTGATCTACTTGACTCTACTGACAACAGCCGTCATCACACAG GTGACTGCTAGCTGCCCAGCAGTGTGTGAGTGCCCTGACGAGCCCCTGGTTTGCCCTCCAGGAGTTAGCACTGTGCCAGATGGATGTGGGTGCTGCAAGGTGTGTGCTGCACAGCTTAACCAGGACTGCAGCCCCACGAGGCCCTGCGACCACCACAAAGGGCTGGAGTGTAATTACGGCAACGATGTGACCATGGCCTGGGGCATCTGTCGAG CAAAATCAGAGGGACGCACATGCGAGTACAACGGCAGGATCTACCAGAATGGCGAGAGCTTCCGTGCCGGCTGTAAACACCAGTGTACCTGCATCGATGGCGCCGTTGGCTGCGCTCCTCTCTGCACCAACAAGCTGCCACCGGCCTCTCCATCCTGCCCCTACCCACGGCTGGTCAGGATACCCGGGCAGTGCTGCTTCAGTGTGGTCTGCCATAAGGGTACCTGGTGGCTGCCACCTAAGCATCag GTGCCTCCACCACAACAACACCTGACCAGACGTCAGCACCAGCCTGAAAATGAGCTGGCCAACGAGCTCGCCGACGCCAAGTCCAGCGGCTGGGAGAGTGAACATGGATACAAACACCTGCCTG TGTGGAACCATCTGAAGGAGAAGAAGTGTCCAGTCCAGACCACTGACTGGTCCCAGTGCTCCCGCAGCTGTGGGATGGGAGTTTCTTCTCGCATCACCAACAAGAACCCTCAGTGCAagctagagagagagacgaggatcTGTACCGTACGGCCATGCCACGGCCTAACAGTCCCAGCCAAG aGAGGGAAAAAGTGCTCCCCAACCCAGAAAGCCCCCGAGCCTATCCGCCTGTCCTACGGAGAATGTGTCAGTGTCCGCCTCTACCGGCCCAACTACTGCGGTGTGTGTGCGGACGGACAGTGCTGCTCGCCACGCCGCACGCGCACTGTACCCGTGAGGTTTGTCTGCCCAGACGGCGAGCGTTTCCAGAGGTCGGCCATGTTCATCCAGTCGTGTAAATGCAGCGATGACTGCGGCCACCTCAACGAAGTGGCCCTCCCTCCACAGCAGTGGATGTACGGAGATACACATCAGTTCATAGACTAG
- the LOC120556502 gene encoding CCN family member 1-like isoform X1: MTQIICVLSGDVISLSLLFPSSLQVTASCPAVCECPDEPLVCPPGVSTVPDGCGCCKVCAAQLNQDCSPTRPCDHHKGLECNYGNDVTMAWGICRAKSEGRTCEYNGRIYQNGESFRAGCKHQCTCIDGAVGCAPLCTNKLPPASPSCPYPRLVRIPGQCCFSVVCHKGTWWLPPKHQVPPPQQHLTRRQHQPENELANELADAKSSGWESEHGYKHLPVWNHLKEKKCPVQTTDWSQCSRSCGMGVSSRITNKNPQCKLERETRICTVRPCHGLTVPAKRGKKCSPTQKAPEPIRLSYGECVSVRLYRPNYCGVCADGQCCSPRRTRTVPVRFVCPDGERFQRSAMFIQSCKCSDDCGHLNEVALPPQQWMYGDTHQFID, from the exons atgACTCAGATCATTTGTGTCTTGTCTGGCGATGtgatctccctctctctgctctttCCCTCATCCCTCCAGGTGACTGCTAGCTGCCCAGCAGTGTGTGAGTGCCCTGACGAGCCCCTGGTTTGCCCTCCAGGAGTTAGCACTGTGCCAGATGGATGTGGGTGCTGCAAGGTGTGTGCTGCACAGCTTAACCAGGACTGCAGCCCCACGAGGCCCTGCGACCACCACAAAGGGCTGGAGTGTAATTACGGCAACGATGTGACCATGGCCTGGGGCATCTGTCGAG CAAAATCAGAGGGACGCACATGCGAGTACAACGGCAGGATCTACCAGAATGGCGAGAGCTTCCGTGCCGGCTGTAAACACCAGTGTACCTGCATCGATGGCGCCGTTGGCTGCGCTCCTCTCTGCACCAACAAGCTGCCACCGGCCTCTCCATCCTGCCCCTACCCACGGCTGGTCAGGATACCCGGGCAGTGCTGCTTCAGTGTGGTCTGCCATAAGGGTACCTGGTGGCTGCCACCTAAGCATCag GTGCCTCCACCACAACAACACCTGACCAGACGTCAGCACCAGCCTGAAAATGAGCTGGCCAACGAGCTCGCCGACGCCAAGTCCAGCGGCTGGGAGAGTGAACATGGATACAAACACCTGCCTG TGTGGAACCATCTGAAGGAGAAGAAGTGTCCAGTCCAGACCACTGACTGGTCCCAGTGCTCCCGCAGCTGTGGGATGGGAGTTTCTTCTCGCATCACCAACAAGAACCCTCAGTGCAagctagagagagagacgaggatcTGTACCGTACGGCCATGCCACGGCCTAACAGTCCCAGCCAAG aGAGGGAAAAAGTGCTCCCCAACCCAGAAAGCCCCCGAGCCTATCCGCCTGTCCTACGGAGAATGTGTCAGTGTCCGCCTCTACCGGCCCAACTACTGCGGTGTGTGTGCGGACGGACAGTGCTGCTCGCCACGCCGCACGCGCACTGTACCCGTGAGGTTTGTCTGCCCAGACGGCGAGCGTTTCCAGAGGTCGGCCATGTTCATCCAGTCGTGTAAATGCAGCGATGACTGCGGCCACCTCAACGAAGTGGCCCTCCCTCCACAGCAGTGGATGTACGGAGATACACATCAGTTCATAGACTAG
- the LOC120556480 gene encoding ATP-dependent RNA helicase DDX39A encodes MAETDVDNELLDYEEDEEPQGAPESGTPANKKEVKGSYVSIHSSGFRDFLLKPELLRAIVDCGFEHPSEVQHECIPQAILGMDILCQAKSGMGKTAVFVLATLQQIEPVDGQVSVLVMCHTRELAFQISKEYERFSKYMPTVKVSVFFGGLAMKKDEDVLKKNCPHIVVGTPGRTLALIRNKTLNVKNIKHFVLDECDRMLEQLDMRRDVQEIFRVTPHEKQVMMFSATLSKDVRPVCRKFMQDPMEVFVDDETKLTLHGLQQYYCKLKDSEKNRKLFDLLDVLEFNQVVIFVKSVHRCVALSQLLVEQNFPAIAIHRGMAQEERLSRYQQFKDFQRRILVATNLFGRGMDIERVNIVFNYDMPEDSDTYLHRVARAGRFGTKGLAVTFVSDEDDAKTLNDVQDRFEVNVAELPEEIDISSYIEQSR; translated from the exons ATGGCTGAGACCGACGTTGACAATGAACTTTTGGACtatgaggaggatgaggagccCCAGGGAGCACCCGAGAGTGGGACCCCAGCAAACAAGAAGGAAGTGAAGGGGTCCTATGTATCTATTCACAGCTCGGGCTTCAGAGACTTTCTCCTCAAACCAGAGCTGCTCCGTGCCATTGTTGACTGTGGTTTTGAGCATCCCTCAGAAG tcCAACATGAGTGTATTCCACAAGCTATCCTGGGCATGGACATCCTGTGTCAGGCCAAGTCTGGTATGGGAAAGACGGCAGTGTTTGTATTGGCTACGCTGCAACAGATAGAACCTGTGGATGGTCAA GTGTCTGTCCTTGTAATGTGCCACACGCGAGAATTGGCCTTCCAGATCAGCAAAGAGTACGAGCGCTTCTCAAAGTACATGCCCACTGTAAAGGTGTCCGTGTTCTTTGGCGGCCTGGCCATGAAGAAGGACGAGGACGTCCTGAAGAAGAACTGCCCTCACATTGTTGTAGGAACTCCAGGGCGTACCCTGGCCCTCATCCGCAACAAGACCCTCAACGTGAAGAACATCAAACACTTTGTGCTTGATGAGTGCGATAGGATGCTGGAGCAGCTTG ACATGAGGCGTGATGTCCAGGAAATCTTCAGGGTGACACCCCATGAGAAACAGGTTATGATGTTCAGTGCAACGCTAAGCAAAGACGTCCGCCCTGTCTGCCGCAAGTTCATGCAGGAT CCCATGGAAGTGTTTGTGGATGATGAGACCAAGCTGACACTTCATGGCTTACAGCAGTATTACTGCAAGTTGAAGGACAGCGAGAAGAACAGAAAGCTCTTCGACCTGCTCGATGTCTTAGAGTTCAACCAG GTGGTGATCTTTGTTAAGTCAGTGCATCGCTGTGTGGCTCTGTCCCAGCTACTGGTGGAGCAGAACTTCCCTGCCATCGCCATCCACAGGGGCATGGCGCAGGAGGAGCG GTTATCCCGGTACCAGCAGTTCAAAGACTTTCAACGGCGAATCCTGGTTGCCACCAACCTGTTTGGCCGAGGCATGGACATTGAGCGAGTCAACATCGTCTTCAACTACGACATGCCAGAGGATTCTGACACATACCTTCACAGA GTGGCCCGTGCTGGCAGGTTTGGGACCAAAGGCCTGGCCGTCACCTTTGTGTCTGACGAGGATGACGCCAAGACCCTGAACGACGTCCAAGACCGCTTTGAGGTcaacgtagcagagctaccagAGGAGATCGATATCTCCTCCTACA tTGAACAGTCAAGATGA